In one Siniperca chuatsi isolate FFG_IHB_CAS linkage group LG14, ASM2008510v1, whole genome shotgun sequence genomic region, the following are encoded:
- the lg14h17orf49 gene encoding chromatin complexes subunit BAP18 isoform X1, whose product MTSASAKVGEIFSAAGAAFTKLGELTMQLHPVSDSSPAGAKWTETEIEMLRLAVRRFGDDLNNISTVIKERTVAQIKSTVKRKLYEDSRVPISSESPKKTVKKTAVAMTPAPAAPAMIAVPTSQVVVATGMQSSPSLAPPIKKQKTADVTLSALNDSDVNSDLVDIEGLGDGSSNKKLNFDQESLNLDSSLIMNSSDLPLLSR is encoded by the exons ATGACGTCTGCCTCTGCAAAG GTGGGGGAGATTTTCTCAGCTGCAGGAGCTGCCTTCACCAAGCTGGGAGAGCTGACCATGCAGCTGCACCCGGTGTCAGACTCCAGCCCTGCAGG AGCCAAATGGACGGAGACGGAGATCGAGATGCTGCGTTTGGCGGTGCGTCGGTTTGGAGACGACCTCAACAACATCAGCACTGTGATCAAAGAGCGCACTGT agcGCAGATAAAGAGCACGGTGAAGAGGAAGTTGTACGAGGACAGCAGAGTCCCTATTTCCTCTGAGTCCCCGAAGAAGACCGTCAAGAAGACCGCCGTCGCCATGACGCCGGCTCCCGCCGCTCCCGCCATGATTGCTGTGCCGACCTCGCAGGTTGTTGTGGCGACGGGCATGCAGAGCAGTCCCTCTCTGGCTCCGCCCATCAAGAAACAGAAGACGGCAG ACGTGACGCTCAGCGCTCTGAATGACTCGGACGTGAACAGCGACCTGGTGGACATCGAAGGACTCGGCGACGGCTCCTCCAACAAGAAGCTCAATTTTGACCAAG AGAGCCTGAACCTGGACTCCAGCCTCATCATGAACTCCAGTGACCTCCCCCTCCTGTCccgctga
- the lg14h17orf49 gene encoding chromatin complexes subunit BAP18 isoform X2 produces the protein MTSASAKVGEIFSAAGAAFTKLGELTMQLHPVSDSSPAGAQIKSTVKRKLYEDSRVPISSESPKKTVKKTAVAMTPAPAAPAMIAVPTSQVVVATGMQSSPSLAPPIKKQKTADVTLSALNDSDVNSDLVDIEGLGDGSSNKKLNFDQESLNLDSSLIMNSSDLPLLSR, from the exons ATGACGTCTGCCTCTGCAAAG GTGGGGGAGATTTTCTCAGCTGCAGGAGCTGCCTTCACCAAGCTGGGAGAGCTGACCATGCAGCTGCACCCGGTGTCAGACTCCAGCCCTGCAGG agcGCAGATAAAGAGCACGGTGAAGAGGAAGTTGTACGAGGACAGCAGAGTCCCTATTTCCTCTGAGTCCCCGAAGAAGACCGTCAAGAAGACCGCCGTCGCCATGACGCCGGCTCCCGCCGCTCCCGCCATGATTGCTGTGCCGACCTCGCAGGTTGTTGTGGCGACGGGCATGCAGAGCAGTCCCTCTCTGGCTCCGCCCATCAAGAAACAGAAGACGGCAG ACGTGACGCTCAGCGCTCTGAATGACTCGGACGTGAACAGCGACCTGGTGGACATCGAAGGACTCGGCGACGGCTCCTCCAACAAGAAGCTCAATTTTGACCAAG AGAGCCTGAACCTGGACTCCAGCCTCATCATGAACTCCAGTGACCTCCCCCTCCTGTCccgctga
- the rnasekb gene encoding ribonuclease kappa-B → MPSLLFCGPKMAACGIVISIWGVIMLAMLGIFFTAKSAVLIEDVPFTEEDIRNDKNPPQNIYSLYNQVGINCFIAAGVYVAVGAVSLCQVRLNKRQEYMVT, encoded by the exons ATGCCGTCGCTCCTGTTCTGCGGGCCGAAGATGGCCGCGTGCGGGATCGTGATCAGCATCTGGGGCGTCATCATGCTG GCGATGCTGGGGATCTTCTTCACCGCCAAGTCGGCCGTGCTGATCGAGGACGTCCCGTTCACCGAGGAGGACATCCGCAACGA TAAAAATCCTCCTCAGAACATCTACAGTCTGTACAACCAGGTCGGCATCAACTGCTTCATCGCCGCCGGCGTCTACGTGGCGGTGGGCGCCGTGTCGCTGTGCCAGGTCCGGCTCAACAAGCGGCAGGAGTACATGGTCACATAA